Proteins encoded within one genomic window of Elusimicrobiota bacterium:
- the fabG gene encoding 3-oxoacyl-[acyl-carrier-protein] reductase codes for MRLKDQTALITGGAQGIGRAIAETFAKEGANLALCDVNEQVCQATADELAKTFGVKTHAAKVNVTAFADCEKWVQSVFAVFGRVDILVNNAGITKDNLLMRMSDAEWDAVLAVNLKGPFNCTKAVVRPMFKAQRGRIINIASIVGLMGNAGQANYSSSKGGLVALTKTCAREFASRQVLVNAIAPGFIRTAMTDKLSDDQKKKLTDLIPLTRLGESQDVANAALFLASDESSYITGHVLSVNGGMYM; via the coding sequence ATGCGACTCAAAGACCAAACAGCATTGATTACCGGCGGCGCCCAAGGCATTGGCCGGGCCATCGCCGAAACATTTGCCAAAGAAGGGGCGAACTTGGCGCTCTGCGATGTGAACGAGCAGGTGTGTCAGGCGACAGCGGATGAGTTGGCCAAAACCTTTGGTGTGAAAACCCATGCGGCCAAAGTTAATGTGACGGCGTTCGCGGATTGTGAGAAATGGGTCCAGTCGGTCTTCGCGGTATTCGGGCGGGTCGACATCTTAGTGAATAACGCCGGGATCACGAAAGACAATCTTTTGATGCGCATGTCCGACGCCGAATGGGACGCCGTCCTCGCGGTCAATCTGAAGGGGCCGTTTAACTGCACGAAAGCGGTGGTTCGCCCCATGTTTAAAGCCCAACGGGGCCGCATTATCAACATCGCTTCGATTGTGGGGTTGATGGGGAACGCGGGGCAGGCCAACTATTCGTCTTCCAAAGGGGGCCTGGTGGCCCTGACCAAAACGTGCGCGCGGGAATTTGCCAGCCGCCAGGTTCTTGTCAATGCCATCGCGCCCGGCTTCATTCGGACCGCCATGACCGACAAACTATCGGACGACCAAAAAAAGAAACTCACCGATCTCATCCCGTTAACCCGTTTGGGCGAGTCCCAGGACGTTGCCAACGCGGCACTCTTTTTGGCTTCTGATGAAAGTTCTTATATCACCGGCCACGTTCTTTCCGTGAACGGTGGGATGTACATGTAG
- the rpmF gene encoding 50S ribosomal protein L32 has translation MANPKKKHSPARRDSRRSANFKLVYGSLSRCPNCGAARPPHRVCAACGFYGKELVVAPKAPKKKDEGK, from the coding sequence ATGGCTAACCCAAAGAAAAAACATTCACCCGCCCGTCGTGACAGCCGACGGTCCGCGAACTTTAAGTTGGTTTACGGTTCGCTTTCCCGTTGCCCGAATTGTGGCGCGGCGCGTCCTCCCCATCGTGTGTGCGCCGCCTGTGGCTTTTACGGGAAAGAATTGGTTGTCGCTCCGAAAGCGCCGAAGAAAAAAGACGAAGGAAAATAG
- the acpP gene encoding acyl carrier protein, which yields MADDIETKVKEIIVEQLGVDAAQVKPESSFVNDLGADSLDTVELVMALEEAFDMEIPDEEAEKIQTVTQAVSYITSHKK from the coding sequence GTGGCAGACGACATCGAGACAAAGGTAAAAGAAATCATCGTGGAACAGTTGGGCGTTGACGCGGCGCAGGTGAAGCCGGAATCGTCCTTCGTGAATGACCTCGGGGCCGATTCGTTGGACACCGTGGAGTTGGTGATGGCGTTGGAAGAAGCCTTCGACATGGAAATCCCTGACGAAGAAGCGGAGAAAATCCAAACCGTCACACAAGCTGTTTCCTACATCACCAGTCATAAGAAATAG
- a CDS encoding DUF177 domain-containing protein, with product MRLRIRDIVREKSIELDESIPASRFTLESPDRPELVRPVQAHMKAEIQEEDAWAWVQVRASLTLSCARCLERYELEVRPSFEVEAPVTEEYLDIDDDIRQNIFLSLPPKPLCRPGCRGLCSMCGKNLNKGPCGCPPPETSSVFDVLKNLKLK from the coding sequence ATGAGGTTGCGTATCCGAGATATTGTGCGGGAAAAGTCGATTGAGTTGGACGAGTCGATTCCTGCTTCCCGGTTCACCCTGGAGTCTCCGGATCGCCCCGAGCTGGTGAGGCCTGTTCAGGCCCATATGAAAGCCGAAATTCAAGAAGAAGACGCCTGGGCATGGGTTCAGGTTCGGGCGTCGTTAACTCTTTCGTGTGCGCGGTGTTTGGAACGGTATGAATTGGAGGTTCGGCCTTCGTTTGAAGTCGAGGCTCCCGTGACGGAGGAATACCTCGATATTGACGACGACATCCGTCAAAACATTTTCTTGTCCCTGCCTCCGAAACCGTTGTGTCGGCCGGGATGCCGGGGCCTTTGTTCAATGTGTGGGAAGAACCTCAATAAGGGGCCGTGTGGATGCCCTCCCCCTGAAACAAGTTCAGTTTTTGACGTGTTGAAAAATTTGAAACTTAAATAA
- a CDS encoding ketoacyl-ACP synthase III, with protein sequence MGVKFLSTGSGLPARVLTNDDLTKMVDTSDEWITERTGIKERRIVAPDQATSDLSTQAARQALERAHLRPDQVDAIVVATCTPDHLFPSTACLVQKALEVPSCIAFDVSAACSGFIYGLAVVNGLIETGVAKTVLLIGADTLSRFTDWTDRGTCVLFGDGAGAVVLAASDGPSDLLSLHLSADGSKGDVLNIPGGGSRHPLNSTDDIRAFPPLIKMEGKEVFKNAVTRMVEAATAALAKAGLSPQDLRLLIPHQANLRIIDAVAKRVNIPDDRVFRNVQKFGNMSAATTIIALDQAVSEGQVKRGDKVELIAFGAGLTWGAAVLQW encoded by the coding sequence ATGGGCGTGAAATTTCTATCGACCGGCTCAGGACTTCCGGCTCGGGTTCTCACAAATGATGATTTGACTAAAATGGTGGACACGTCGGACGAGTGGATCACCGAGCGGACCGGAATTAAAGAACGGCGGATTGTCGCTCCGGACCAAGCGACATCGGATCTGTCCACCCAGGCGGCTCGTCAAGCGCTGGAGCGGGCCCATCTCCGGCCCGATCAGGTGGACGCGATCGTCGTGGCCACCTGCACGCCGGATCATCTATTCCCGTCGACAGCATGTCTGGTTCAGAAAGCCTTAGAGGTGCCCTCGTGCATCGCTTTTGATGTTTCGGCGGCCTGTTCCGGGTTTATTTACGGGCTGGCCGTGGTCAATGGTCTTATCGAGACAGGTGTTGCAAAGACCGTTCTTTTAATTGGCGCGGACACCCTTTCTCGGTTTACGGATTGGACGGATCGAGGGACCTGTGTCCTTTTTGGTGACGGGGCGGGGGCTGTTGTTCTGGCCGCGTCAGATGGGCCATCCGATTTGCTTTCCCTTCATCTTTCCGCGGACGGGTCTAAGGGGGATGTTTTGAATATTCCCGGCGGTGGGTCGCGTCATCCTTTGAATAGCACAGACGACATCCGCGCCTTTCCGCCTCTCATTAAAATGGAGGGGAAAGAAGTGTTTAAAAATGCCGTAACCCGGATGGTGGAGGCCGCTACCGCGGCTCTCGCTAAGGCGGGCTTATCTCCCCAAGATCTTCGTCTCCTCATTCCTCACCAGGCCAATTTGCGGATCATTGACGCGGTGGCCAAAAGAGTCAATATCCCGGACGACCGAGTGTTTCGTAACGTTCAAAAATTCGGCAATATGTCGGCCGCCACCACGATCATCGCGTTGGACCAAGCGGTTTCTGAGGGGCAAGTGAAACGGGGGGACAAAGTGGAATTGATCGCTTTTGGCGCGGGGTTGACCTGGGGTGCGGCGGTCCTGCAATGGTGA
- the plsX gene encoding phosphate acyltransferase PlsX, which translates to MRIALDAMGGDRGLPPNIEGALLAKQELEHEIILVGDQGMIEQELAHHGASGKFIIQHAPTVIGMHEKPAEACRSKKDSSIMVCADIVSQGKADALISAGNSGATMAASLWHLRRLPGVSRPAIAAIFPTLEGNSVLLDVGANVDCKPKHLLQFAIMGSIYSKAVFGIANPRVGLLTIGEEEGKGNELTLETHPLLRASGLNYVGHTEGRDIPAGTADVFVCDGFVGNVLLKFGEGLAAAVLKLIKQEVRKHPLAIFGKYLLKGAFKELLKKTDPSEFGGALLLGVNGVALIAHGGSDAKAVKNSVRTAAAFVEKGINRQISEQIHRLPPTPLPAPVGT; encoded by the coding sequence ATCCGCATCGCTCTGGACGCCATGGGCGGGGATCGGGGGCTCCCTCCCAACATCGAAGGGGCCCTCCTCGCTAAACAAGAGTTGGAGCATGAGATTATCCTTGTGGGCGACCAGGGGATGATTGAGCAGGAGCTGGCCCACCATGGGGCGTCGGGCAAATTCATTATCCAACACGCGCCGACCGTCATTGGAATGCATGAAAAACCCGCGGAAGCTTGTCGCTCGAAGAAAGATTCCTCTATTATGGTCTGCGCGGACATCGTGTCCCAAGGGAAGGCCGATGCTTTGATTTCCGCGGGCAATTCCGGGGCGACGATGGCGGCCAGTTTGTGGCATTTGCGGCGCCTGCCCGGGGTGTCTCGTCCCGCGATCGCGGCGATCTTTCCAACGTTGGAAGGAAACTCTGTCCTCCTGGATGTGGGGGCAAACGTGGATTGCAAACCCAAACATCTTCTCCAATTCGCCATCATGGGCTCTATTTATTCCAAGGCTGTTTTTGGTATCGCCAACCCCCGGGTGGGTCTTTTAACCATTGGGGAGGAAGAGGGGAAAGGAAACGAATTGACTTTGGAAACCCATCCGTTACTGCGTGCCAGTGGTTTGAATTATGTGGGACACACGGAAGGACGTGACATCCCCGCGGGGACGGCCGACGTCTTTGTTTGTGATGGTTTTGTGGGGAACGTCCTTTTGAAGTTTGGTGAGGGGTTGGCGGCGGCGGTATTAAAATTGATTAAGCAAGAGGTTCGCAAACACCCTTTGGCTATTTTTGGGAAATACTTGCTTAAAGGGGCGTTTAAAGAGCTCCTCAAAAAAACAGACCCTTCCGAATTTGGGGGCGCTTTGTTGTTGGGGGTCAATGGGGTCGCTTTGATTGCCCACGGGGGGTCCGACGCTAAAGCGGTAAAAAATTCGGTTCGGACCGCTGCCGCTTTTGTGGAGAAGGGAATTAATCGGCAGATTTCCGAACAGATTCACCGTCTGCCTCCCACTCCCTTGCCCGCGCCGGTGGGGACTTAA
- the fabF gene encoding beta-ketoacyl-ACP synthase II: MSMNQKRIVVTGLGVVSPIGIGKAAFLESIKAGRSGVGKVSYFDVSTYPCQIDAEVKGFQADQFIDRKKIKRMDPFAQFAMAAARMAVTDSGIDFSKENPERCGVIVGSGIGGLQTIEAEHSVILKKGMRRVSPFLIPMLISNIASGEIAIEYGITGPNYSVSSACATANHALGASLRHLRYGDADVLIAGGAEAAITALGYAGFCQARAMTTDFNDFPEKASRPFDKNRSGFVMGEGAGVLVLETLEHALARGAKIYGELAGFGATDDAYHITAPSPEGKAATRAMQLALADAGVRPEEVDYVNAHGTSTELNDKTETMALKKVFGAHAQKLAISSTKSMTGHLLGAAGAVELIATLLCMENGFIHPTINYETPDPECDLDYVPNVARPAQIQCALSNSLGFGGHNAVVVAKRYNG; the protein is encoded by the coding sequence ATGTCCATGAATCAAAAACGAATCGTCGTCACAGGCCTCGGGGTGGTGAGCCCCATCGGAATCGGCAAGGCGGCGTTCCTGGAATCCATTAAGGCCGGTCGTTCCGGTGTGGGCAAGGTCAGTTATTTCGATGTGTCCACTTACCCCTGCCAAATTGACGCGGAGGTCAAAGGATTTCAAGCGGATCAATTCATAGACCGCAAGAAAATAAAACGCATGGATCCTTTTGCTCAATTTGCCATGGCCGCGGCGCGGATGGCGGTGACAGACTCGGGGATCGATTTTTCAAAGGAAAATCCTGAACGGTGTGGGGTGATTGTGGGGTCGGGAATTGGGGGCCTTCAAACGATTGAGGCGGAGCACAGCGTTATTCTTAAAAAAGGCATGCGCCGGGTTTCTCCATTTCTGATCCCCATGCTGATTTCCAACATTGCTTCAGGGGAGATCGCCATTGAATACGGGATCACGGGTCCCAACTATTCCGTGAGCTCCGCCTGTGCCACAGCCAACCACGCTCTGGGCGCATCGTTGCGGCATTTGCGCTATGGGGACGCGGACGTTTTAATTGCGGGAGGAGCGGAGGCCGCCATTACCGCTTTGGGTTACGCGGGGTTTTGTCAGGCGCGGGCTATGACAACAGATTTTAATGATTTTCCCGAAAAGGCCAGCCGGCCGTTCGATAAAAACCGGTCGGGTTTCGTGATGGGTGAAGGCGCTGGGGTTTTGGTTTTGGAAACCTTGGAGCACGCTTTGGCCCGGGGCGCCAAAATTTATGGGGAGTTGGCTGGGTTTGGTGCGACGGACGATGCGTATCACATTACCGCGCCGTCCCCTGAAGGCAAAGCGGCGACCCGTGCCATGCAATTGGCGTTGGCCGATGCGGGCGTCCGCCCGGAAGAAGTGGACTACGTGAACGCGCACGGAACTTCCACCGAACTGAACGACAAAACGGAGACCATGGCCCTGAAAAAGGTTTTTGGGGCGCACGCCCAAAAACTAGCCATTTCTTCGACCAAATCCATGACCGGCCACTTGCTGGGGGCCGCGGGTGCGGTGGAATTGATCGCCACTCTTCTCTGCATGGAAAATGGGTTTATTCACCCCACCATTAATTACGAAACACCGGACCCTGAATGCGACCTGGATTATGTCCCCAACGTGGCGCGCCCGGCTCAAATTCAATGTGCCCTTTCAAATTCCCTTGGGTTTGGCGGCCACAACGCGGTGGTGGTGGCCAAGCGCTATAACGGGTAA
- the fabD gene encoding ACP S-malonyltransferase, whose protein sequence is MMKTAFLFPGQGAQYVGMGRELNDHFPEARAIFERAESRLGREYIDVIFSGPEEKLRQTRFTQVSLFIVSMAAHAVLRSSGRRADVMAGHSLGEYSALCAAGAFDFETGLDLVKARGEALGAAAEKAAGSMAALLGLERSVVDDLCRKAAVKGLCQPVNFNCPGQIVVAGTAEAMDEVVRLAQEAGSLKSLRLNVSGAFHSSLMNPAATAMAPVLAAARIVSPDVPVVANVDARPVQDPQQIREKLVQQIDHAVLWEETLRFMIDAGVETFIELGPGRVLSGLLRRTDKTKKFSNIEDKKSADALLAVSSTPS, encoded by the coding sequence GTGATGAAAACGGCGTTTCTTTTTCCGGGTCAAGGGGCTCAATACGTGGGGATGGGCCGCGAGCTTAACGATCATTTTCCGGAGGCGCGAGCCATCTTTGAACGGGCGGAATCCCGGCTGGGCCGTGAATACATTGATGTGATTTTTTCGGGTCCAGAAGAAAAGCTTCGGCAGACGCGGTTCACGCAGGTCTCTCTTTTCATCGTTTCCATGGCGGCCCACGCGGTCCTTCGGTCTTCCGGTCGGCGAGCGGACGTGATGGCGGGGCACAGTTTGGGGGAATACTCGGCACTTTGTGCCGCGGGGGCGTTTGATTTCGAAACGGGTTTGGATTTGGTGAAAGCCCGCGGGGAAGCCCTAGGGGCTGCCGCGGAAAAGGCTGCGGGATCGATGGCGGCCCTTTTGGGCCTCGAACGTTCTGTGGTGGACGACCTGTGTCGAAAGGCGGCCGTGAAGGGGCTGTGCCAACCCGTCAATTTCAATTGCCCCGGACAGATTGTGGTGGCAGGGACGGCGGAAGCCATGGACGAAGTGGTTCGACTGGCCCAGGAGGCTGGGTCTTTAAAATCCCTGCGTTTGAATGTTTCCGGCGCTTTCCATTCCTCATTGATGAATCCAGCCGCGACGGCCATGGCCCCGGTTCTGGCGGCGGCGCGGATCGTCTCGCCGGACGTTCCCGTGGTGGCCAACGTGGACGCCCGGCCAGTGCAGGATCCCCAACAGATTCGTGAGAAATTGGTTCAACAGATCGACCACGCGGTGTTATGGGAAGAGACCCTGCGGTTTATGATCGACGCGGGGGTCGAAACTTTTATTGAACTGGGACCGGGCCGGGTTCTCTCTGGGCTATTGCGGCGCACCGATAAGACGAAAAAATTTTCTAATATAGAAGACAAGAAATCTGCGGACGCGCTTCTCGCTGTGTCCTCGACCCCCTCCTAA
- the rnc gene encoding ribonuclease III yields the protein MARVDAAPLEKVLRRVFKSRKLFQEALTHKSYAIEHGSKSFNERLEFLGDSILAAIVAHYLFKRYPDEDEGKLSKLKSQLVARPSLVLWAREIGLGQYLWMSDGEEATGGRDRESLLANAFEALLGALFLDGGFPVAQRFIVRLVSKKKRIIETDYKSKLQEIIQKRYKVPPSYTLKEQTGPDHNKTFVMHVHVRRRLLGVGDGRSKKEAEQAAAWEGLKKIRVHRLSPLIDPTHMAEDNTVAVPSPRRPSR from the coding sequence ATGGCACGCGTGGACGCCGCGCCCCTGGAAAAGGTGCTTCGGCGTGTTTTCAAGTCGCGGAAGTTGTTTCAGGAAGCTCTGACCCACAAATCCTACGCCATCGAACATGGAAGCAAATCTTTTAACGAGCGTTTGGAATTTTTGGGGGATAGTATTCTGGCCGCGATCGTGGCCCATTACCTCTTTAAGCGGTATCCGGACGAAGACGAGGGAAAACTTTCCAAACTGAAATCTCAATTGGTGGCCCGTCCTTCCTTGGTCCTCTGGGCCCGAGAAATCGGTTTGGGTCAGTATCTCTGGATGTCGGATGGGGAAGAGGCCACCGGGGGCCGCGACCGGGAAAGTCTTTTGGCGAATGCTTTTGAGGCTCTTTTAGGGGCCCTGTTCCTGGACGGTGGGTTTCCTGTTGCCCAGCGGTTTATTGTCCGATTGGTTTCCAAGAAAAAAAGAATTATTGAAACCGATTATAAAAGCAAATTGCAAGAAATCATCCAAAAGCGTTATAAAGTACCACCTTCTTACACACTGAAAGAACAGACGGGGCCCGACCATAATAAAACCTTTGTGATGCATGTTCATGTTCGACGACGGCTCCTGGGAGTTGGGGACGGGCGATCCAAAAAAGAGGCCGAACAGGCCGCGGCGTGGGAAGGTTTAAAAAAAATTCGAGTTCATCGGCTTTCCCCACTCATCGATCCAACCCATATGGCCGAAGACAATACGGTGGCGGTTCCCTCACCCCGGCGTCCCTCGCGCTGA